GCTCGCAGTGCACCCGGCGTTGTGATTTCTGCCAGATTGACACCGGCAAACCACAGCCGCTCGACCCAACCGAACCGCTCAAAGTCGCTGAGTCGATCCGTGAGATGCAGCTACGCTACGCGACCGTAACCGGTGTGGCACGTGACGACCTCGACGATGGCGGGGCATGGCTGTATGCGGAAACCGTACGTAAGGTTCATGAGCTGAACCCGAACACCGGCATCGAACTGCTTATCCCCGACTTCAACGGCGAGCCGGCCGCCCTCGATCAGATCGTGGAATCCGGCCCTGAGGTGTATGCGCACAATGTAGAAACCGTGCCGCGTATCTTCAAACGCATCCGCCCCGCATTCCGCTACGAGCGTTCCATGGACGTGATCCGCTACGGCAAGGACCGCGGGCTCATCACCAAATCCAACTTGATCCTCGGTATGGGTGAAACCCGCGAAGAGATCTCTGAGGCCCTCCGTGATCTGCACGAGGCCGGCACCGACATCATCACGTTGACCCAGTACCTGCGCCCAACACAGCTGCACCTACCGGTAGACCGGTGGGTCACCCCTGCTGAGTTCGTTGAGCTCAGCGAAGAAGCAGAAGAGATCGGTTTCGGCGCCGTCATGGCTGGGCCGTTGGTCCGTTCTTCCTACCGTTCTGGGCGTTTGTGGGCTCGCGCCATGAAGAACACCGGCAGGGAGATCCCGTCCCACCTCAGCCACATCGACGACACCGGTTCGGCACGTCAAGAAGCCGCCTCGCTCGTCTAACTCAGCAACCGCCGAAGCTGAATGCGAAGGTCTAAGGCAACGGAATCCAGAGCGACGGGGTCTGCCATCAATGTTTGAAACGCCCACCAGCCAACCCATACCGCGGATAGCTACCGTTACCGTGGTGGGTTTGCTTGCCTTGGCAGCCCTGGGTGCGTGCGGATCCCAGGAAAACCCGGCACCGGCTGAACCGACACCGACCACGTCTGCGAGTACATCGGCAAGCCCTACACCGAGCGAAGAACCCTCCGAGGAGCTCGATGCGTGGCCGAAAGACCTCACCCCCGTGAGCGCGCATACACTCAAGGACCCGGTTCTTGAACACGCGTTCACTATCAAACAGGTTCTCGTGAACCCACAAGGGCTACCTGATCCGCCGAAAGGCACGGGATGGCTCCTGGCGCAGGTTGAGGTGACACCAGGCGAGACCACGATGAACGAACCGAGCTGTTCGTGGATCCAGGTCTCGCGCGCATCGAGCTACGTACCGGGGGTATCGCATCAGGTCATTGCGGCCTATGCTGAAGATCTCAACAAGGTCGATGCATACGAAGATTTCGATATCACCCCGTTGTCCGCGCCTGAATCTGGGGCTCCAGTCACGGGTTGGTGCTTGTATCAGGTCAAGGACCTCAACTCGAAAAAAGCTGCATCCGATAAATCTAAGAAATCTGACAAGCCTTCCACCGTGGATGGCACGCAGTTGTGGATGCATGTGCGCCGCCCTGCCATGAAGGACCCGGGGAACCAGAGCTACCCTGAATACGTCGAATCTTCCCGGATCCGTTTCCAGACACATGAATCGACAGCCGGCGCTAAAGAATAGAGCACAGTCCCGCGTTAGCTCAAGCATTACCGGCGTGACCGTCTAGAATGGTGCATTATGGCCAGACTTGATCAGAACGCTCGCGAGCAGATCGCGAAGCTGCGTGAACAACAAAAAGCGGAGAAGCAGGCGCTTAAAGACGCCAAGAAGCGTGCCCGCGCTGAAAAGAAAGAATCGGGACGCGGCGGTCAGATCCGTGAAATCTTCCGGATGACCCGCGAAGCGAAGCCAGCCCTCCCGTGGATCATGCTGGCTATCGTGTTGGGTTCCGGTGCGATCGGTTTCGGTATCGGCTGGTTGCTGAAGAACTGGATCACGTTCCTGATCCTCGGCCTCGTGATTGGCCTCATGCTCGCGATGTTGTACATGTCGCGCAGCGGTGAGAAGGTCGCGTTCCAGAAGATCGAAGGCCGCCCCGGTGCCGCCGGTGCGGCGATGTCTGTTCTGCGCCGAGGATGGGTTTTGAAGGAAGAACCGGTCGCGGTCTCTCCTCGTACCCAGGACCTCGTGTTCATGGCTATTGGCCGCCCTGGTGTTGTCCTGGTCACGGAAGGCCCTAACGGCCGGGTCCGTTCCCTCGTTGAGGGTGTTCGCCGCGACGTTGAGCGCGCGGTCCGCGGCGTTCCTGTAACGATCATCAACTCAGGCTCCGGTAAGAACCAGACTCCGTTGCCTGAGGTTTCCAAGACGATGAAGAGCCTGCCTAAATCGATCTCCCGTCAGGAAGTCCGTGCTGTTGATCAGCGGCTCTCAACCTTGCGTTTGTCCAAGCCACCTATCCCTAAAGGTATGGACCCTAACCGTCCACCACGCATGTCCCGCCGTGCATTGCGCGGCAATTAACGGCTAGCTCGGAAGCCAACCAGTTGGTCTCCTAGCGTGGAGTCCTGCCCTCTAATAAGCCGATGGCGGTGGAGTTTTCCTCTCCACCGCCATCGGCTTATTTGCGGACGATGCGGCCGCGCTCCCCGCCGCGAACCACAGTGAGCACGAGGCCGCGGACGCGGTCGTGAACACCTCGCTGGTCCGCGTCCATCACCACGGCAGGGATGACCAGAAGCAGCAAGACAGTGCGGATCAGGGCGTCCAGCGGCGAGATTGGGGTGCCGTCGAGGCGCTGGACCTGCATGCCTAGAATCCAGTGGCCTATGGTGCGCCCAAAGATCGTGAGCATGACCAACGTCATGACCACGAACACCACAAGGTTCAGCCACGGCAGCTGGTCGCGGCTGATGAGCCAAGACACGCCCATCGCAAGCCCCCAGTCGATCAACAAAGCCAGGATGCGTGGGCCCATGCGCCCTACCGCGCCAGGGCCAGATTCTGGGCGGCCAAGCCCCGCACCGGGATATTCGCTGTTATGGGTTTGTGGGGGTCCACTAATCCACGAACCGATATCGGCTCGCGTGACGCGGGTCTCGCGTTCATTCTCAGGTTTCTTGGCCATAGGCCTCATTCTACGTGGCGAGCCCACCGCCCACTGCGCCTAACCGCCCTGGCTTCTGCATGGGTGAAAACCTGTTCATCTCACAAAACCAAGCCCCCGCCCCGGCAAAACCACCAAGGCGAACGAGTTATTGACTAAACTGGGATGTGAGGACCGCTCATTCTCAACGGACCACACACCATGCCTAGGAGGCTACAGACGTGTTCACGTCAACCGAAGAAGTACTGACCTTCATCGAACAAGAGGAGGTGCAGTTCGTCGACATTCGGTTTACAGACCTGCCTGGCATGCAGCACCACTTCAACGTGCCGGCCTCGACGGTTGACGAAGACTTCTTCGTCAACGGCCAGCTGTTCGATGCGTCCTCGATCCGCGGTTTCGAAGGGATCGCGAACTCGGACATGCAGCTGATCCCGGACATCAAGACCGCGTTCGTTGACCCGTTCCGTGCGGCGAAGACCCTCGTCATGACCTTCTCGGTGGTCAATCCACGCACGGGCGAGCCGTACGGCCGTGACCCACGCGGCGTCGCGGAACGGGCTGAAGCCTACCTCGCATCGACCGGTATCGCTGACACCGCCTTCTTCGCATCCGAAGCCGAATTCTTCATCTTCGATGACGTCACCTACTCGACTGAACCGCACAACACCGGGTTCAGCGTCGACTCCGTAGAAGCTGCTTGGAACACCTCCGCTTTGGAAGAGGGCGGAAACCTTGGCCACAAGATGCGCACCAAGGGCGGCTACTTCCCGGTCTCCCCTAACGATAAGCAAGCTGACCTGCGGGATGACATCTCGCTCAAGCTCACCGATGTGGGTCTCAAGGTTGAGCGTGCACACCACGAAGTCGGTGCGGCAGGCCAAGCAGAGATCAACTACGAGTTCAACACGCTCGTGCATGCGGCAGATGACCTCATGAAGTTCAAATACGTGGTCAAAAACGTCGCTCAAGAGTGGGGTAAGACCGCAACGTTCATGCCGAAGCCGCTACAGAACGACAACGGTTCCGGCATGCACTGCCACCAGTCCCTCTGGAGTGACGGCAAGCCGCTGTTCTACGATGAGCTCGGCTACGCGAACCTCTCCGACACGGCCCGCTGGTACATCGGCGGCCTGCTACACCACGCATCGGCGGTCATGGCGTTCACGAACCCGACCGTGAACTCCTACCGACGCCTCGTCAAAGGCTTCGAAGCGCCAGTGAACATGGTGTACTCGCAAGGCAACCGCTCCGCCGGTATCCGCATCCCGATCACCGGATCCAACCCGAAGGCCAAGCGCCTCGAGTTCCGTGCACCGGATGCCTCCTCCAACCCATACCTCGCTTTCGCGGCCCAGCTCATGGCGGGCTTGGACGGTATCCGTAACCGCATCGAACCGGCAGACCCGATCGATAAGGACCTCTACGAGCTCCCACCAGAGGAAGCCGCAGACATCCAGAAGGCACCAGAGACCCTCTCCGAGGCGCTCGAAGCGTTGCGTGAAGACCACGAATTCCTGCTCGCAGGCGACGTCTTCACCGAAGACCTCATCGAAACCTGGATCGAGGATAAATACGAAAACGAAGTACGCCCTATGATGGCTGCCATCACGGCGCTGGAATACGAGCTCTACTACTCGCTCTAAACCAGGCATGTTGAGGGGCTAGGAACCATGTGGTTCCTAGCCCCTCAACAGTTAACCGCTGTGCTCGGCGCTGCTCGCCGCGGCGCTGTTTACCATGGCTTTCACCGTGGCTGTTCGCCGTAGAACAGCTCCTCGAAGACTTGCCGGGCCCGCCGCGCAACACGTAGCCACGCTTCTTCCAGTTCAGGCCCGGCGTCTTTGCCCCAGCCGATCCACGTCGCTACTGCAGAGATCTCCGAGCGGCTCGAGGGGAAAGAGTCCGAGGCCCGGCCCGTGCATGCCATGTTGGCAGCACGCACGTCAGTCGCTAACTTCCAGGCGGTCTCGAGGCTCTCGGCGTCCTCTTGGCTGATGAGCCCGGCCTGATGGCCTGCACGCAACGCCTCCAACGTGTTCGTGGTCTGTAAGCCCGGGTAGCGTTTAGCGAAACGTAGCTGCATCGACTGAACCAGCCACTCGACATCGCTCAAACCGCCTGGCCCCAACTTCACGTGCCGGCGTGGATTCACTCCGCGCGGCAACCGCTCTCCCTCA
The Pseudoglutamicibacter albus DNA segment above includes these coding regions:
- the lipA gene encoding lipoyl synthase, translated to MSTPAPEGRRLLRVEARNAAVPVDRKPEWIRAELNIGPEYVSLKKDVHAKGLHTVCEEAGCPNIFECWEDREASFLIGGSQCTRRCDFCQIDTGKPQPLDPTEPLKVAESIREMQLRYATVTGVARDDLDDGGAWLYAETVRKVHELNPNTGIELLIPDFNGEPAALDQIVESGPEVYAHNVETVPRIFKRIRPAFRYERSMDVIRYGKDRGLITKSNLILGMGETREEISEALRDLHEAGTDIITLTQYLRPTQLHLPVDRWVTPAEFVELSEEAEEIGFGAVMAGPLVRSSYRSGRLWARAMKNTGREIPSHLSHIDDTGSARQEAASLV
- a CDS encoding DUF4191 domain-containing protein; this encodes MARLDQNAREQIAKLREQQKAEKQALKDAKKRARAEKKESGRGGQIREIFRMTREAKPALPWIMLAIVLGSGAIGFGIGWLLKNWITFLILGLVIGLMLAMLYMSRSGEKVAFQKIEGRPGAAGAAMSVLRRGWVLKEEPVAVSPRTQDLVFMAIGRPGVVLVTEGPNGRVRSLVEGVRRDVERAVRGVPVTIINSGSGKNQTPLPEVSKTMKSLPKSISRQEVRAVDQRLSTLRLSKPPIPKGMDPNRPPRMSRRALRGN
- a CDS encoding RDD family protein, with amino-acid sequence MAKKPENERETRVTRADIGSWISGPPQTHNSEYPGAGLGRPESGPGAVGRMGPRILALLIDWGLAMGVSWLISRDQLPWLNLVVFVVMTLVMLTIFGRTIGHWILGMQVQRLDGTPISPLDALIRTVLLLLVIPAVVMDADQRGVHDRVRGLVLTVVRGGERGRIVRK
- the glnA gene encoding type I glutamate--ammonia ligase, with amino-acid sequence MFTSTEEVLTFIEQEEVQFVDIRFTDLPGMQHHFNVPASTVDEDFFVNGQLFDASSIRGFEGIANSDMQLIPDIKTAFVDPFRAAKTLVMTFSVVNPRTGEPYGRDPRGVAERAEAYLASTGIADTAFFASEAEFFIFDDVTYSTEPHNTGFSVDSVEAAWNTSALEEGGNLGHKMRTKGGYFPVSPNDKQADLRDDISLKLTDVGLKVERAHHEVGAAGQAEINYEFNTLVHAADDLMKFKYVVKNVAQEWGKTATFMPKPLQNDNGSGMHCHQSLWSDGKPLFYDELGYANLSDTARWYIGGLLHHASAVMAFTNPTVNSYRRLVKGFEAPVNMVYSQGNRSAGIRIPITGSNPKAKRLEFRAPDASSNPYLAFAAQLMAGLDGIRNRIEPADPIDKDLYELPPEEAADIQKAPETLSEALEALREDHEFLLAGDVFTEDLIETWIEDKYENEVRPMMAAITALEYELYYSL